The following DNA comes from Sphingopyxis sp. BSN-002.
ACGAAAGCGAGAAGCGCTTCGAGTTCAGCAGGTAGACGATTTCGTTGGTGCCGCCGTCGCTGTCGACCGTGATGGCATAGACCGGCCGGCTCCGGTCGGCGAGGCGGGCATCCAGTGCCGCCGACCCGATGGTGTAGGATGTGCCGTCGATGACGACCGATCCCGATCCGGTGATGGCAACGGGGATCAGCGGATACTCAAAGGTGAACCCGTCGAGATCGCCGAAACTGACGGTCAGCAGAGAGAGCGACGGGACGGCGGTGTCGTATATTGAATCGACGAAACCCGCGGGGGCATCCTCGATCGTGATCGATGCCCCGCCGGGCAGGACGAGCGCCGCGGAACCGCCGAAATCCGGCGTCTGCGGGGGTGGCGTGTTGAAATTGTTCCCGGTCGTCTGGTACATGCCCATGACTTCGGAACCGAAAGACCAGGATTCCGGTGTGACTGTCGAATATAGCGAACCGGCAAAGTTTCCGGCAAAATCCGCGCCGGAATTAACAATGAAATCATAACCCTGCGGGTTCATCTGGTCGTCGAGATAGACCGTTCTCAGGTCGACATCGAATATCTTCCAGCTGCCGTTGTCGAAAACCTCGCTGACGACATGGCCCTCGATCCACCATACGCGCGCGTCGAAGCCCATTTCGGTGAGGATCGACGCATAGATTTGCGCGACATCGTCGCAATAGCCGAAGCCGATCGAGTTGAGATACAGATAGGGCGCATGCTGCCAGTTGTCGCCGCTGTAGGGGTCCCAGTGATAGGTGTTTTCCATCATCCAGATCCAGGTCGCATAGGCCGCGCCCTCGGTCTGGTAGACCGGCATGGCCTGGATCGCTTCGACGATATCCGAAGTGTTCAGAAGCAGCGAATTGCCGTTGACGTTCAGGTTGAACGTCGCGACTGAAGTACCGTCATTGGTAACTTCGATGGAAGAGTTGCCCGCCACAGTTAAGTTAACCTTGAATTGTTTATTTTTATCAATGCGTAAAACGTTAACACTTCCCGTCAGGGGTGCAAAGTCGTTCTTTGCAGATTTGTGACGGGACGGTGCTCGCTGTAGCCAGCTTGCGGCACCCCGGCGCGCATCGCTGTGACGGCGCTCACAAGGGCAGAGGCTGGCTGATCCGGCCGGCGAGTGCGGAGAGGCGTTTCGATTGACATCGGCGGCGCCTGTTGCTAGCGCGCAGCGCTTGCCGCCATGCCTCCGGCTGGCTTCTCCTAAATCAAGGAATTCACATGGCCCGCGTTACCGTCGAAGATTGCGTCGACAAAGTTCCCAACCGCTTCGACCTGGTTCTGGTCTCGGCTCATCGTGCCCGCGAAATCTCGGGCGGCTCGGAACTGACGATCGACCGCGATCGCGACAAGAACCCCGTCGTCGCGCTGCGCGAGATCGCCGAACAGACGGTCCGTCCGGGCGATCTCAAGGACGCGCTCGTCGGTTCGCTGCAGAAGGTTGTCGTCGACGATGACGACACCCCCGACGAAATCAGCTCGATTGCCCGCTCGGCCGAGGCGCTCCGCCTCACTGCCGCTGCACCGCCGCGCAGCCCGGCCGGTGGCGGAAGCGACTTCGAATAAGCCGCGTCAGCATCGGTTGTTAGCATCGGTTACAGGGCTGCGGGAAACCGCAGCCCTTTCTGATTCAGGGAAGGCGCGTCAATTCGGCGATGCGGATCGCCCGAGAGGCCAGCAGGGGCTCGATGATCGTGCCGATCCGATGCGCGCGCGGGGACTCCACCTCGATATTGAACAGGCTGTTTGCGATCACGTCAGCGATCTGGACGCCGTCGGAGCGGCGGCTGTCGGCGAGCGACGCGCGGCCCCAGCCGGCGAGCCCGGCCTGGATCGTCTCGCGGACGTGGCCGAGAACGACGGGGTCGTAGCGACCGTCATCGATAACGACATCGGTGCATACACCGCCTGTTTCGGGAAGCCAGCTGCCGACGGCAAGGTCGAGCAGCGCCGCATAGAGTGCGAGGTCGCTGGGCGGGCTGCCGTCGGCCGGGGGCGCCAGCCTCTCGCGCTTCGCCACCGCGACCCAGGCGCGGCCGCCGGCACGGTCGAAGAGTTCGAGCAGATAGGCGCGCTCGACGAGGCTGATCCGGCTACCCTTGAGCTCGCCGCGCAGGCCGGTGACAGCGCGGAAGCGCTTGTGGATGGCAGCGGCGCCGTCGGGCGTGATCATCACGGCGGAGAAGGTCATGGCTCCCGCGTTGAGCCCGCCTGATTCATCGCAATAGATCGTCATGCTCGCGGCAATCCCGCCCGGTTCATTTCACTCTGCCGAAGAAGGCGACGGTGCGGGTCTGCCCGGGCGCAACGGCGTCGGTCCATTTCCAGCGGACATGCGTGACGTCCGCAGCGGTTGCCGCGCGCGGCGCTGCGCCGGCTACCGGCACCGTCAGGCCGGTGAGCGGACCGAACATCTTGCCGCCATCAACCGAAACGGAGAAGTCCCGGTTATCGTCGGTGCCATCGAACACCAGCGCTTCGGGGACCGGATTGACGATGTCCACGCCAACTGCGGGCGCCGTGCCGCCATTGGAAAAATCGAGTGTGACACGGACCCGGTCGCCCGGAACGACGACATCGGGCGCGACATAGGTTTTCGCGGGCGGCTGGCCGCCGGCTGCCGGAGTCAGCTTCTCAAGCTCGATTTTCGATGTCAGCTTGCCGCCATCCTGTGCAAGCGCCGGGGCGGCGCCGAGCGCCAGGGCGAATGCCAGCAATGCGATACCGCGAACCCCGTTTTTCATTGCCTTCTCCTTCGTGCCCGCACTCAGGCCGGGCAGGGATAGCGCTTCCGCATCAGCCCGTCGAATGCCGAATAGACCGAGATCGATTTGCGCGATGCCGCGGGGTAAGTGCGCAGATGCGCCAGCCACTGTTCCGGAGTCAGCGAGCCACTCTCGGGCGGGCAACTCGTGGTCTTCCGGCCGGCCTTGCGGTCTGCATCGATGCGTGCCTTGTAGCGTTTGCCTGCCGCGACGACTTCCGATTTCAGATATTGCGCCTCTGGGGTCGCGATCGCGAGCGGCCCGAGCCGCTCAAGCAGCGTTGCGCGCTGCAGGAAGGCCGCGACGCTCATGTCGCCGGGCGCCATTCCGCACAGCATCGCGCCGGCGCTGAGCGCCGCCAAGGCCGATCCGATCCGCATTGCCCGAAAGGTCATGCGGATCGAAATCGCGTGAAATCAATGAACAAGGTCTGAATCAGACGCCTTGCGGGTTGGCATCGCCGAACGGGCGCGGCTTGCGCTTGATCTGCGGAAGACCTCCCGCATGACCCTGACCCGCAGGGATATGGGATTTGTCATCCATATCGCGCTCGGGCGGCGTGCCGTCTTCGAGAAGCTTGACGATCTCGTCTCCGGTCAGCGTCTCATACTCCAGCAACGCTCCCGCCAGACTGTGCAGCTGGTCGTTGTGATCGGTCAGGATCTGCCGGGCGCGATCATTGGCCTGCGCGATCAGGCGCTTGATCTCGCTGTCGATGATCAAGGCCGTCTCGTTCGAGATATTGTGGCGCTGGGTCTGCGAATAGCCGAGGAACGTTTCGCCCTGCTGCTCTTCGTACTGCAGGGGGCCGAGTTCGTCCGACATGCCCCACTGCGTAACCATCGAGCGGGCGAGCTTGGTCGCATACTGGATGTCGCTCGAGGCGCCCGACGACACCTTGTCGTAACCGAAGATGATCTCTTCGGCCACACGGCCACCGGCCGAAATCGACAGGTTCGCGTACATCTTGTCGCGGTGGTAGGAATAGCTGTCGCGCTCGGGAAGGCGCACGACCATGCCGAGCGCGCGGCCGCGCGGGATGATCGTCGCCTTGTGGATCGGATCGGACGCCTTTTCGTGGAAAGCTACCAGCGCGTGGCCCGCTTCGTGATAGGCGGTCATCCGCTTTTCATCGTCGTCCATGACGAGCGATTTCCACTCGGTGCCCATCATCACCTTGTCCTTTGCCGCCTCGAACTGCGACATCGCGATCAGCCGCTTGCCGAGCCTCGCGGCGAGCAGGGCGGCCTCGTTGGCCAGGTTCGCAAGATCGGCGCCCGAGAAACCCGGCGTACCGCGCGCCAGCGTGTGGATATCGACATCGGGCGCCAGCGGCTTCTTGCGCGTGTGGACTTCGAGGATTTTCTGACGGCCGACGATGTCCGGCAGCGGCACCGTTACCTGCCGGTCGAAACGGCCGGGGCGCAGGAGCGCCGGATCCAGCACGTCGGGGCGGTTTGTGGCGGCGACGATGATGATGCCTTCATTGGCCTCGAAGCCGTCCATCTCGACCAGCAGCTGGTTCAGCGTCTGTTCGCGTTCGTCGTTGCCATTGCCGAGGCCGGCGCCGCGATGGCGACCCACCGCGTCGATTTCGTCGATGAAAACGATGCACGGTGCGTTGCGCTTTGCCTGTTCGAACATGTCGCGGACGCGGCTCGCGCCGACGCCGACGAACATCTCGACGAAATCCGAACCCGAGATGGTGAAGAAGGGAACGCCGGCTTCACCCGCGATCGCGCGGGCAAGCAGCGTCTTGCCGGTGCCGGGCGAGCCGATGAGCAGGGCGCCCTTCGGAATCTGGCCACCGAGCTTCGAGAATTTGCTCGGATCCTTCAGGAACTCCACGATTTCCTGCAGTTCCTCGCGGGCCTCGTCGATGCCGGCGACATCGTCAAAGGTGACGCGGCCCTGCTTTTCGGTGAGCATCTTCGCACGCGACTTGCCGAAGCCCATGGCGCCCGAGCCATTGTTCTTCTGCACCTGGCGGAAAACGAAGAAGGCGATGCCGAGTATCAGCAGGAACGGCAGCGACTGGATCAGCAGATAGACCCACACATTGCCCGTCTCGGTCGCCTTGCCGTCATATTTGACGCCATTGTCGTTGAGCAGCTTCAGCAGTTCGGGATCACGGACGACGTTCGCGCTGAAGCGCTCGCCGTTCGCCAGCGTCCCGGTGACACGATCTTCGGAAAGCACGACATCCTTGACCTCGCCGGCCTGCACCTTCTGGCGGAACTCGGAATAGGCGAGGGGATTGCCCGCGGGCTGTGAAGCGCCGCCGAACATCGAGGCGACGAGGAGCATGGCAAGCAGGATGCCGCTCCAGATCATCACGCTCTTCATCCAGGGGTTGCCCTGCGGTTCCTTGTCGTCCTGCATCGGAAACTTTCCAAACTTCGCGCATATCGCGCTTCAATCCCGATAATGTAGGACAATCGGGTTAAATGACAATGAGCCAGATTGTCCTATTTTCCCGCTTTTCGGCGCGGTGCGGCGGAAATGCGCCAGATCGTGCCTTCAAGGCCGGGAACGGCGTCGATCAGCAAGGCGCCGACCATTGCCCGGCGTCCGCCCTTCATCGCCGCGATCACGCCGTCGAGCGACGCTCCGCGCACGCGAATCTGGCTGTCGTTGGCGCGCAGGCGCTGCGTGACCACACGGCGGAAAATTTCCGGCGGATAGCCTTCGTCGCGGATGACCGCGATATCGGAGGCGTCGGGCCATGACGCGATCAGTCGTTCGACGGCCCAGTCGATCGCTTCATCGGCCTCGGCCAGCCAGTCTGCCGACCGCGCCGCCGCCTCGACATCGAGCACGGTCTGCGACCGGAGCCCGTGGCGCAGCCGCGCGCGGTCGAAGCGGCTGTCGCTGTTCGACGGATCGTCGACGAACGGCAGATCCTCGTCGAGCGCGATGCGGACGAGTGCGTCGCGGCGCCAGTGAAGCAGGGGGCGAAGGATCACGCCGTTCCGCGCGCGGATCGCAGCAAGCCCGCCGACGCCGCTCGACCGGTTGAGCCGCATCACGATCGTTTCGAGCTGATCGTCGGCGTGATGCGCGGTCAGGACGTGCGCGAGTTCGTTGCCCTTGCGCCAGTCCTCGAGCAGCCGGTAGCGCTCGGCGCGCGCGGCCGCCTGTTGCGACCCGCTGATCGGCGCGGGCGGATTGAGGGTTGCATGCGGAATCAGTTCGCGCCTGCAGAAGCCCGCAACCATGCGGGCCTCATCGTCCGACCCTTGCCGAAGCCCGTGATCGACGGTTGCCGCACGGACCTGTCCGGGCAGCAACGTCGCCATCAGCCAGAGCAGCGCCATGCTGTCCGGGCCGCCCGACACGGCGACGCCATAATGGAGGCGATGCCAGTCGGGCCCGGCAAGCGCGGCCAGGTCGCGCCCGAGCCGCCCGACGGCGTCGGTATCAACAGCCTGCTTTTGCTTTTGCGGCGGCTGCATCGGTCCGGACATCCTGCGGGGCCTTGTCCCCATAGACTTCTTCGAGCTCGCGGAACGCCTTGCAGGCGTCGGCCTTGCGGCCGAGCTTGTCGAGCGCGACGCCCATATACATCAGGCTGTGCGGCGCGCGGGCGCCGCTCGGCCGATCCTTGTAATTGTTGTAGAAGGCGACCGCGGCAAGGCTGGGCTTGCCTTCGTCGAGATAGGCGCGGCCGAGCAGGTTCTGCGCAAAGCTCGCCTGGCTGCTGTTCGGCCATTTCGACACGACGGTCTTCAACTGCGCCTGCGCCTCGGGATAGAGCTTCGCTTCCCACAGGCGATAGCCATAGTCATAGGCGTCCTTGGTCTCGTTTCCCGACGAAGGAATTTCGATCTTCTTGACCAGCGCAAGGCGGGCCGCATCGGGTTTGGTCGATGCCGCGGGCGTCGTCGCGGGCTTCTTGGCGGGTGCGGCTGCCACGGTCGATGCCGGCGTCGGCGTCGCCGGCTTTACCGTCGGTACAACAGGCAGGCTCGCTGGCGTTACGGTCGCTTCGGTTCCGGCTGCCGGGGCGAAGCGTTTTTCCATCTCGACCTTGTAGGCGGCAAACTGCTTTTCGAGTTCGCGAAG
Coding sequences within:
- the rpoZ gene encoding DNA-directed RNA polymerase subunit omega, with the protein product MARVTVEDCVDKVPNRFDLVLVSAHRAREISGGSELTIDRDRDKNPVVALREIAEQTVRPGDLKDALVGSLQKVVVDDDDTPDEISSIARSAEALRLTAAAPPRSPAGGGSDFE
- a CDS encoding DUF3800 domain-containing protein; protein product: MTIYCDESGGLNAGAMTFSAVMITPDGAAAIHKRFRAVTGLRGELKGSRISLVERAYLLELFDRAGGRAWVAVAKRERLAPPADGSPPSDLALYAALLDLAVGSWLPETGGVCTDVVIDDGRYDPVVLGHVRETIQAGLAGWGRASLADSRRSDGVQIADVIANSLFNIEVESPRAHRIGTIIEPLLASRAIRIAELTRLP
- the ftsH gene encoding ATP-dependent zinc metalloprotease FtsH: MQDDKEPQGNPWMKSVMIWSGILLAMLLVASMFGGASQPAGNPLAYSEFRQKVQAGEVKDVVLSEDRVTGTLANGERFSANVVRDPELLKLLNDNGVKYDGKATETGNVWVYLLIQSLPFLLILGIAFFVFRQVQKNNGSGAMGFGKSRAKMLTEKQGRVTFDDVAGIDEAREELQEIVEFLKDPSKFSKLGGQIPKGALLIGSPGTGKTLLARAIAGEAGVPFFTISGSDFVEMFVGVGASRVRDMFEQAKRNAPCIVFIDEIDAVGRHRGAGLGNGNDEREQTLNQLLVEMDGFEANEGIIIVAATNRPDVLDPALLRPGRFDRQVTVPLPDIVGRQKILEVHTRKKPLAPDVDIHTLARGTPGFSGADLANLANEAALLAARLGKRLIAMSQFEAAKDKVMMGTEWKSLVMDDDEKRMTAYHEAGHALVAFHEKASDPIHKATIIPRGRALGMVVRLPERDSYSYHRDKMYANLSISAGGRVAEEIIFGYDKVSSGASSDIQYATKLARSMVTQWGMSDELGPLQYEEQQGETFLGYSQTQRHNISNETALIIDSEIKRLIAQANDRARQILTDHNDQLHSLAGALLEYETLTGDEIVKLLEDGTPPERDMDDKSHIPAGQGHAGGLPQIKRKPRPFGDANPQGV
- the tilS gene encoding tRNA lysidine(34) synthetase TilS; this encodes MSGPMQPPQKQKQAVDTDAVGRLGRDLAALAGPDWHRLHYGVAVSGGPDSMALLWLMATLLPGQVRAATVDHGLRQGSDDEARMVAGFCRRELIPHATLNPPAPISGSQQAAARAERYRLLEDWRKGNELAHVLTAHHADDQLETIVMRLNRSSGVGGLAAIRARNGVILRPLLHWRRDALVRIALDEDLPFVDDPSNSDSRFDRARLRHGLRSQTVLDVEAAARSADWLAEADEAIDWAVERLIASWPDASDIAVIRDEGYPPEIFRRVVTQRLRANDSQIRVRGASLDGVIAAMKGGRRAMVGALLIDAVPGLEGTIWRISAAPRRKAGK
- a CDS encoding tetratricopeptide repeat protein, which translates into the protein MMKQVTFMGAAAIAIAAAVPAQAQDNNVTKRVDRLEKEMRAVQRQVFPGGAPAFFEGEIAPDNTPGQRSTGSTPVADLTARVDALESQLQTLTGQTEQNAFQLRELEKQFAAYKVEMEKRFAPAAGTEATVTPASLPVVPTVKPATPTPASTVAAAPAKKPATTPAASTKPDAARLALVKKIEIPSSGNETKDAYDYGYRLWEAKLYPEAQAQLKTVVSKWPNSSQASFAQNLLGRAYLDEGKPSLAAVAFYNNYKDRPSGARAPHSLMYMGVALDKLGRKADACKAFRELEEVYGDKAPQDVRTDAAAAKAKAGC